In a single window of the Pedococcus dokdonensis genome:
- a CDS encoding trypsin-like peptidase domain-containing protein: protein MSDERPPEGHDRPAPADPASEPTAEVRSEPTPEPVWDPWAPPGRSSGDQTQPVDLHHTQELQGHSPQPPTQASPEPQGSSQPQPPAVEEPVWAAEPTGWPFDSPAAEPVAQQPAPEPTGFPTEAAAQGPLGGGPQPTSPSATGWDPISSPTADAGYAGQPAPWVGQRPPEASAPQQKGPGWGALVAVSAIAALVAACLGGVFGGWLSSTGRIDFSGLDRTPSSIPSAGAGSTARPQGSIANIAANALPSVVTIKVDGADGGGTGSGFVIDRDGHIITNNHVVASAASGGTIKVELANGTEIDATIAGRDGSYDLAVLKTSRTDLEPLVIGSSKDVVVGDQVIAVGAPLGLESTVTSGIVSALNRPVSPGGDGNQQSYINAIQTDAAINPGNSGGPLLNMAGQVIGVNSAIARIPGATDTQSGNIGVGFSIPSDQVLKTAEQLIKTGSAQHPVIGVVLDREFTGDGVRILAKESDTSGPPIDPQGPAAKAGIKAGDVIVEFDGRRVTDPDDLVVAIRAKSVGDSVSMKVRRGSETISVTLTLSGSAK, encoded by the coding sequence ATGAGCGACGAGCGACCTCCGGAAGGCCACGACCGGCCGGCACCTGCCGACCCCGCGTCCGAGCCGACCGCCGAGGTGCGCTCCGAGCCGACCCCCGAACCCGTCTGGGACCCGTGGGCGCCGCCCGGTCGCTCCAGCGGTGACCAGACCCAGCCGGTGGACCTCCACCACACCCAGGAGCTGCAGGGCCACTCGCCACAGCCCCCCACCCAGGCTTCGCCAGAGCCGCAGGGCTCGTCACAGCCACAGCCGCCCGCTGTCGAGGAGCCGGTGTGGGCCGCCGAGCCCACCGGCTGGCCGTTCGACTCACCAGCTGCCGAGCCGGTCGCCCAGCAGCCTGCTCCGGAGCCCACTGGCTTCCCGACCGAGGCGGCAGCCCAGGGGCCGCTCGGCGGTGGCCCGCAGCCCACGTCCCCCTCCGCCACGGGATGGGACCCGATCTCCAGCCCCACCGCCGACGCCGGGTATGCCGGCCAGCCGGCACCGTGGGTCGGCCAGCGCCCGCCCGAGGCCAGCGCACCGCAGCAGAAGGGCCCCGGCTGGGGCGCCCTGGTGGCGGTGTCCGCGATCGCTGCGCTGGTGGCTGCCTGCCTGGGTGGGGTGTTCGGTGGCTGGCTGAGCTCGACCGGCCGCATCGACTTCAGCGGGCTCGACCGCACGCCCTCCTCGATCCCCTCGGCCGGGGCCGGCTCGACCGCGCGGCCGCAGGGCTCGATCGCCAACATCGCCGCCAACGCGCTCCCCAGCGTCGTCACCATCAAGGTCGACGGTGCCGACGGGGGAGGCACCGGCTCGGGGTTCGTGATCGACCGCGACGGCCACATCATCACCAACAACCACGTCGTCGCCAGTGCCGCGAGCGGCGGCACGATCAAGGTGGAGCTGGCCAACGGCACCGAGATCGACGCCACCATCGCGGGGCGCGACGGTTCCTACGACCTGGCCGTCCTGAAGACCAGCCGCACCGACCTCGAGCCGCTCGTGATCGGGTCGTCCAAGGACGTCGTCGTCGGCGACCAGGTGATCGCCGTGGGCGCCCCGCTGGGCCTGGAGTCCACCGTCACCAGCGGCATCGTCAGCGCCCTGAACCGTCCGGTCAGCCCCGGCGGTGACGGCAACCAGCAGTCCTACATCAACGCCATCCAGACCGACGCCGCGATCAACCCGGGCAACAGTGGTGGACCGTTGCTCAACATGGCGGGCCAGGTGATCGGCGTGAACTCCGCGATCGCCCGCATCCCGGGCGCCACCGACACGCAGTCGGGCAACATCGGCGTGGGCTTCTCGATCCCCAGCGACCAGGTGCTCAAGACAGCCGAGCAGCTGATCAAGACCGGTTCGGCCCAGCACCCGGTCATCGGTGTCGTGCTCGACCGCGAGTTCACCGGCGACGGGGTGCGCATCCTCGCCAAGGAGAGCGACACGAGCGGGCCCCCGATCGACCCGCAGGGTCCGGCGGCCAAGGCCGGCATCAAGGCGGGTGACGTCATCGTCGAGTTCGACGGCCGTCGCGTCACCGATCCCGACGACCTGGTCGTCGCCATCCGCGCCAAGAGCGTCGGCGACTCCGTGTCGATGAAGGTGCGTCGCGGCAGCGAGACGATCAGCGTCACGCTCACCCTCTCCGGCTCGGCCAAGTAG
- a CDS encoding leucyl aminopeptidase family protein → MPAPELLDPAASAWTISAEPLADVLADLDPDDLLLALPVPAGGLPTTGNGAKALALVGLDAAQVSATHEPKSDAGALTAIPLAPGERPARKVLLVGVAEGSPADLRAAGAALGRAGKGHAALVTTVGAGGTRAGQSALAEGLALGGYSSPRWLGEGAKPSPSPAAEVALVGSYDEPSVRHAVVRARASMLARNLAVVPSNTKNPAWMAAQARTLAGRSGLDVRVWGERELRAEGFGGLLAVGGASATPPRLVQLDYVPEGATARTPLVVLVGKGITFDTGGLDIKPVDGMLAMKTDMSGSGIVLAVLAACRQLAVPVKVTGLLALAENAVGAAAYRPGDVVTQYGGRTVEIGNTDAEGRIVMADALAYADLHLEPTVLLDIATLTGAARVALGRSMAPVYATDDALRRALVSAGEATGELLWPMPLVEDYRASLDSDVADISHIAGTGGGGGSISAALFLREFVGARRWAHLDIAGVGRSDVDRGLLTKGGTGFGARLLLTWLEEMS, encoded by the coding sequence GTGCCTGCTCCCGAACTGCTCGACCCCGCTGCCAGTGCCTGGACCATCTCCGCGGAGCCCCTCGCCGACGTCCTCGCCGACCTCGATCCCGATGACCTCCTGCTCGCCCTGCCGGTCCCCGCTGGTGGTCTCCCCACCACCGGCAACGGCGCGAAGGCGCTGGCCCTCGTGGGCCTCGACGCCGCGCAGGTGTCGGCCACCCACGAGCCGAAGTCGGACGCGGGCGCGCTGACGGCGATCCCGCTCGCGCCCGGGGAGCGCCCGGCCCGCAAGGTGCTCCTGGTGGGGGTCGCCGAGGGCTCGCCCGCCGACCTGCGAGCAGCGGGGGCCGCCCTGGGCCGGGCCGGCAAGGGGCACGCTGCGCTCGTCACGACCGTGGGCGCCGGGGGCACGCGGGCCGGTCAGTCCGCGTTGGCCGAGGGCCTGGCGCTGGGCGGCTACTCGAGCCCGCGGTGGTTGGGTGAGGGAGCCAAGCCCTCGCCCTCGCCGGCCGCCGAGGTGGCCCTGGTGGGGTCGTACGACGAGCCGTCCGTGCGGCACGCGGTCGTGCGCGCCCGCGCGTCCATGCTCGCCCGCAACCTCGCCGTCGTGCCCTCGAACACCAAGAACCCCGCCTGGATGGCGGCGCAGGCCCGCACCCTGGCCGGGCGCAGCGGCCTCGACGTCCGGGTGTGGGGCGAGCGCGAGCTCCGTGCCGAGGGGTTCGGGGGTCTGCTCGCCGTCGGTGGCGCGTCCGCGACGCCGCCCCGGCTCGTCCAGCTCGACTACGTGCCCGAGGGAGCGACCGCCCGGACCCCCCTGGTCGTCCTCGTGGGCAAGGGCATCACCTTCGACACCGGTGGCCTCGACATCAAGCCGGTCGACGGCATGCTCGCGATGAAGACCGACATGAGCGGCTCGGGCATCGTCCTGGCCGTCCTCGCCGCCTGCCGCCAACTGGCGGTGCCGGTGAAGGTGACCGGCCTGCTCGCGCTCGCCGAGAACGCCGTCGGCGCAGCGGCCTACCGACCGGGCGACGTGGTCACCCAGTACGGCGGGCGCACCGTGGAGATCGGCAACACCGATGCGGAGGGCCGCATCGTGATGGCCGACGCGCTGGCCTACGCCGACCTGCACCTCGAGCCCACGGTGCTGCTCGACATCGCCACCCTCACCGGCGCGGCCCGGGTGGCCCTGGGCCGCTCGATGGCCCCGGTCTACGCGACCGACGACGCGCTCAGGCGGGCGCTCGTCTCCGCGGGCGAGGCCACCGGCGAGCTGCTCTGGCCCATGCCCCTGGTGGAGGACTACCGCGCCTCGCTCGACAGCGACGTCGCCGACATCAGCCACATCGCGGGCACCGGAGGCGGCGGCGGCTCGATCTCGGCAGCATTGTTCCTGCGCGAGTTCGTGGGCGCGCGACGCTGGGCACACCTCGACATCGCCGGGGTGGGTCGCTCCGACGTCGACCGCGGACTCCTCACCAAGGGCGGGACGGGCTTCGGGGCCCGCCTGCTGCTCACCTGGCTGGAGGAGATGTCATGA
- a CDS encoding Sec-independent protein translocase family protein — protein sequence MAGVNGWEFIALIVLAVVILGPERLPEYAAKLGRLVRQARAMAEGAKGQLREQMGPEFDDIDWRQYDPRQYDPRRIVREALLDPSPVDGGGGSGFGPGSATRDESKPTPYDDDAT from the coding sequence ATGGCTGGCGTCAACGGCTGGGAGTTCATCGCCCTGATCGTGCTGGCGGTCGTGATCCTGGGCCCCGAGCGGCTGCCCGAGTATGCCGCGAAGCTGGGTCGGCTCGTGCGCCAGGCGCGGGCGATGGCCGAGGGTGCGAAGGGTCAGCTGCGCGAGCAGATGGGGCCCGAGTTCGACGACATCGACTGGCGCCAGTACGACCCGCGCCAGTACGACCCGCGCCGGATCGTGCGCGAGGCGCTGCTCGACCCCTCACCCGTCGACGGCGGCGGTGGGTCGGGGTTCGGCCCCGGGTCGGCGACCCGTGACGAGAGCAAGCCGACCCCCTACGACGACGACGCCACCTGA
- a CDS encoding O-methyltransferase, with translation MSAQKPASWAYAEEFVTENEVIESARRRGEELGAVPVGNGAGVLLRLLAAAVKAKSVVEVGTGAGTSGLWMLQGMPEDGILTTIDVEAEHQNVAKKAYAEAGIAHQRTRVITGRALDVLPRMTDGAYDMVVIDGDKVEYPEYVSHGIRLLRSGGVLVLDNMLWHDKVADPAARDEQTSVLRDLGKSLRDDERLIPALLPVGDGMLAAVKR, from the coding sequence ATGAGCGCACAGAAGCCGGCCAGCTGGGCCTACGCCGAGGAGTTCGTCACCGAGAACGAGGTGATCGAGTCGGCGCGGCGCCGGGGCGAGGAGCTGGGGGCGGTCCCCGTCGGCAACGGTGCGGGGGTGCTGCTGCGTCTTCTCGCGGCCGCGGTGAAGGCGAAGTCGGTGGTCGAGGTCGGCACCGGCGCCGGCACGTCGGGGCTGTGGATGCTGCAGGGCATGCCCGAGGACGGCATCCTCACGACCATCGACGTCGAGGCCGAGCACCAGAACGTGGCCAAGAAGGCATACGCCGAGGCCGGCATCGCCCACCAGCGCACCCGGGTGATCACCGGGCGCGCGCTCGACGTGCTGCCGCGGATGACCGACGGCGCCTACGACATGGTCGTCATCGACGGCGACAAGGTGGAGTACCCCGAGTACGTCAGCCACGGCATACGCCTGCTGCGCTCCGGCGGCGTGCTGGTGCTGGACAACATGTTGTGGCACGACAAGGTGGCCGACCCGGCCGCCCGCGACGAGCAGACCTCGGTGCTGCGCGACCTCGGCAAGTCGCTGCGCGACGACGAGCGGCTGATCCCGGCCCTCCTGCCGGTCGGCGACGGCATGCTGGCCGCCGTCAAGCGCTAG
- a CDS encoding anti-sigma factor family protein, with protein sequence MSRPLWAGVPGASLTGGRGRCLGDQLTSYADRAMDDATLLRWDRHVVSCQCCRAAVDEERRVLAALRSSADSPVPGDLRGMLLALATQLPTATLEGPEATRAPVPPPIPVAPVRVVDRGTPALHRSAGRATVYAGLAAGATAAAALSLVVSGGLTSTNPSSPPVVQRAKPVTPGFATAAFTVRGLGSSPATPSGTPSVGTVRGRSAQSTP encoded by the coding sequence ATGAGCCGCCCGCTGTGGGCAGGAGTGCCGGGTGCGAGCCTCACCGGGGGCCGTGGCCGGTGCCTCGGCGACCAGCTGACGTCCTACGCCGACCGCGCCATGGACGACGCGACCCTGCTGCGGTGGGACCGTCACGTGGTCAGCTGCCAGTGCTGCCGGGCCGCCGTCGACGAGGAGCGTCGCGTGCTGGCCGCGCTGCGCTCGTCGGCCGACTCGCCCGTCCCCGGTGACCTGCGCGGCATGCTGCTGGCCCTCGCGACGCAGCTGCCGACCGCGACCCTCGAGGGTCCGGAGGCGACCCGCGCGCCCGTGCCGCCCCCCATCCCGGTCGCACCGGTGCGGGTCGTCGACCGCGGCACTCCGGCGCTGCACCGTTCGGCCGGACGAGCCACGGTCTACGCCGGCCTCGCCGCCGGAGCGACTGCTGCCGCGGCCCTCAGCCTCGTGGTCAGCGGTGGCCTGACCTCGACCAACCCGAGCTCGCCCCCTGTCGTGCAGCGGGCCAAGCCGGTCACACCGGGCTTCGCGACGGCCGCCTTCACGGTCCGCGGCCTGGGGAGCTCCCCGGCGACCCCCTCCGGCACACCCTCCGTGGGCACGGTGCGTGGTCGTTCGGCACAATCGACACCATGA
- a CDS encoding DUF3117 domain-containing protein → MAAMKPRTGDGPLEVTKEGRGIVLRMPLEGGGRLVVEMTPDEVRALGDAIDNCEGLK, encoded by the coding sequence ATGGCGGCAATGAAGCCGAGGACCGGCGACGGCCCGCTCGAGGTGACCAAGGAGGGTCGCGGCATCGTCCTGCGCATGCCGCTCGAGGGTGGCGGCCGACTCGTCGTCGAGATGACTCCCGACGAGGTGCGCGCCCTGGGCGACGCGATCGACAACTGCGAGGGCCTCAAGTAG
- the sigE gene encoding RNA polymerase sigma factor SigE, with amino-acid sequence MSATDTIGTARQDVQGDAPGEAPAWVPPTWEEIVEQHSARVYRLAYRLTGNPHDAEDLTHDVFIRVFRSLHSYQPGTFEGWLHRITTNVFLDKMRRKQRIRFDALSDESAARLPSREMGPEGTFDATHFDDDVQRALDALSPDFRAAVVLCDIEGLSYEEIAATLGVKLGTVRSRIHRGRAQLREALAHRDPKLARPAVDADRAPVAKRRIPVLGRAVHGSR; translated from the coding sequence GTGTCCGCGACCGACACGATCGGTACGGCCCGGCAGGACGTCCAGGGGGACGCCCCAGGGGAGGCGCCCGCGTGGGTGCCGCCGACCTGGGAGGAGATCGTCGAGCAGCACTCGGCCCGCGTCTACCGCCTCGCCTACCGCCTGACCGGCAACCCGCACGACGCCGAGGACCTCACCCACGACGTCTTCATCCGCGTCTTCCGTTCGCTGCACAGCTACCAGCCGGGCACCTTCGAGGGCTGGCTGCACCGCATCACCACCAACGTCTTCCTCGACAAGATGCGGCGCAAGCAGCGGATCCGCTTCGACGCGCTGTCCGACGAGTCCGCGGCCCGGCTGCCCAGTCGTGAGATGGGGCCCGAGGGCACCTTCGACGCCACCCACTTCGACGACGACGTCCAGCGCGCCCTCGACGCGCTCTCGCCCGACTTCCGCGCGGCCGTGGTGCTGTGCGACATCGAGGGCCTGTCCTACGAGGAGATCGCGGCCACCCTGGGCGTCAAGCTCGGCACCGTGCGCTCGCGCATCCACCGCGGCCGGGCCCAGCTGCGCGAGGCCCTCGCGCACCGCGACCCCAAGCTCGCCCGTCCCGCCGTGGACGCCGACCGCGCGCCCGTCGCCAAGCGCCGGATCCCGGTGCTCGGCCGGGCGGTGCACGGGTCACGATGA
- a CDS encoding HpcH/HpaI aldolase/citrate lyase family protein: MRSPKDFFAPLAVGAPTPLREVPARPSRVIHFFDPSNAKMAAKVPAMVGTVDVLLGNLEDAVRAARKEAARAGLVEIARGTDFGEATQLWTRINSLDSPWALDDLTTLVTEVGDKLDVIMVPKVQGPEDIHYVDRLLAQLEARAGLQRPILVHAILETARGVANVEQIAGASPRMQGLSLGPADLAADRRMKTTRVGGGHPGYLVRQDPVDGDINANRQTYQQDLWHYTIARMVDACAMHGIFPYYGPFGDIQDVVACEDQFRNAFLLGCVGTWSLHPVQVEIAKRVFSPSAEDVAHARRVVAAMGDGTAAVMLDGKMEDDASLKQCLVMLELAERLAATDPELAQLYAAEPGPSEGAGA; this comes from the coding sequence GTGCGCAGCCCCAAGGACTTCTTCGCCCCGCTCGCCGTCGGCGCCCCCACACCCCTGCGCGAGGTGCCGGCCCGCCCGTCGCGGGTGATCCACTTCTTCGACCCGAGCAACGCGAAGATGGCCGCCAAGGTCCCGGCCATGGTGGGGACCGTCGACGTCCTGCTCGGCAACCTCGAGGACGCCGTCAGGGCAGCCCGCAAGGAGGCCGCCCGCGCCGGACTCGTGGAGATCGCCCGCGGCACCGACTTCGGTGAGGCGACCCAGCTCTGGACGCGGATCAACTCCCTCGACAGCCCGTGGGCCCTCGACGACCTCACCACCCTCGTCACCGAGGTCGGCGACAAGCTCGACGTCATCATGGTGCCGAAGGTCCAGGGCCCGGAGGACATCCACTACGTCGACCGGCTGCTCGCCCAGCTCGAGGCCAGGGCCGGGTTGCAGCGCCCGATCCTCGTGCACGCCATTCTCGAGACGGCCCGCGGTGTGGCCAACGTCGAGCAGATCGCCGGCGCCAGCCCGCGCATGCAGGGCCTGTCGCTCGGCCCCGCCGACCTCGCCGCCGACCGCCGGATGAAGACGACCCGTGTGGGTGGTGGGCACCCCGGCTACCTCGTGCGCCAGGACCCGGTCGATGGCGACATCAACGCGAATCGCCAGACGTACCAACAAGATCTGTGGCACTACACGATCGCGCGGATGGTCGACGCCTGCGCGATGCACGGGATCTTCCCCTACTACGGCCCGTTCGGTGACATCCAGGACGTCGTCGCCTGCGAGGACCAGTTCCGCAACGCCTTCCTGCTCGGGTGCGTGGGCACGTGGTCGCTGCACCCGGTGCAGGTCGAGATCGCCAAGCGCGTCTTCAGCCCGTCCGCCGAGGACGTCGCGCACGCCCGACGGGTCGTGGCGGCGATGGGCGACGGCACGGCTGCGGTGATGCTCGACGGCAAGATGGAGGACGACGCGTCGCTGAAGCAGTGCCTGGTCATGCTCGAGCTCGCCGAGCGGCTCGCCGCCACCGACCCCGAGCTCGCGCAGCTGTATGCCGCGGAGCCGGGTCCCAGCGAAGGCGCGGGTGCCTGA
- a CDS encoding HpcH/HpaI aldolase/citrate lyase family protein has product MPRSRVPAKARVPDVAGPTGYRPRRSVLYMPASNERALEKARTLAVDALILDLEDAVAPDAKEQARENACHAASSGDYGRREVTIRVNAVGTQWHAADLAAAAVAGPDAIVVPKVETGEQVRALATALEAAGAPERTQLWVMVETPQAVFNAREIAAASDRLSVLVLGTNDLVKELAAEHVPGRQPVLTALSLAVLAARSAGKVVLDGVYNDVQDAEGFAAECEQGRQLGFDGKTLIHPGQVEACNAAFAPSEAAVEDARGVLAAWESGAGAGVVTHRGRLVESLHVETAQRVLAVHEAISGLDAD; this is encoded by the coding sequence ATGCCGCGGAGCCGGGTCCCAGCGAAGGCGCGGGTGCCTGACGTGGCCGGTCCCACGGGATACCGACCACGTCGTTCGGTGCTCTACATGCCTGCCTCGAACGAGCGGGCGCTGGAGAAGGCCAGGACGCTGGCCGTCGACGCGCTCATCCTCGACCTCGAGGACGCGGTCGCGCCCGACGCGAAGGAGCAAGCGCGAGAGAACGCGTGCCACGCGGCCTCGTCGGGGGACTACGGCCGTCGTGAGGTGACGATCCGGGTCAACGCCGTGGGCACCCAGTGGCACGCGGCCGACCTGGCCGCTGCTGCGGTGGCCGGTCCGGACGCCATCGTGGTGCCCAAGGTCGAGACGGGGGAGCAGGTCCGTGCTCTGGCCACGGCCCTGGAGGCGGCCGGCGCCCCGGAACGCACGCAGCTGTGGGTGATGGTCGAGACGCCGCAGGCGGTCTTCAACGCCCGCGAGATCGCCGCTGCGTCGGACCGCCTGAGCGTCTTGGTGCTCGGGACGAACGACCTGGTCAAGGAGCTCGCTGCCGAGCACGTGCCCGGTCGCCAGCCGGTGCTCACCGCACTCTCCCTCGCGGTGCTGGCCGCCCGGTCGGCGGGCAAGGTCGTGCTCGACGGGGTCTACAACGACGTGCAGGACGCCGAGGGCTTCGCCGCGGAGTGCGAGCAGGGGCGGCAGCTGGGCTTCGACGGCAAGACCCTCATCCACCCGGGGCAGGTCGAGGCCTGCAACGCGGCGTTCGCGCCCAGCGAGGCGGCGGTGGAGGACGCCAGGGGGGTGCTGGCGGCCTGGGAGTCCGGCGCCGGGGCGGGCGTCGTCACGCACCGGGGGCGGTTGGTGGAGAGCCTCCACGTGGAGACCGCGCAGCGGGTGCTGGCCGTTCACGAGGCGATCTCGGGCCTCGACGCGGACTGA
- a CDS encoding Mrp/NBP35 family ATP-binding protein, with product MSAPAAPVTEDALLQALSTVIDPEIRKPVTELGMVESVGVDDAGRVAVTILLTVSGCPMKDTLTKDTTAALSKLPGVTGVDVTLGVMSDEQRGALRQQLRGGTAEREIPFAKPGSLTRVYAVASGKGGVGKSSVTVNLAASLAASGLRVGVVDADVYGFSVPRMLGVEHKPTQVDDMILPPVSHDVKVISIGMFVPGNQPVVWRGPMLHRALQQFLGDVFWGDLDVLLLDLPPGTGDIAISVAQLIPTAEILVVTTPQQAAAEVAERAGSIALQTHQRIVGVIENMSWLELPDGSRQEIFGSGGGRAVAESLTRAVGAEVPLLGQIPLDTNLREGADEGNPVVLRDPESPAAVSLRAIARGLATRSRGLAGRSLGLSPVGR from the coding sequence ATGTCCGCCCCCGCTGCACCCGTGACCGAGGACGCCCTGCTCCAGGCGCTGTCCACGGTCATCGACCCCGAGATCCGCAAGCCCGTCACCGAGCTCGGGATGGTCGAGAGCGTGGGGGTCGACGACGCCGGACGGGTCGCGGTGACGATCCTGCTCACCGTCTCGGGCTGCCCGATGAAGGACACGCTGACCAAGGACACCACCGCGGCCCTGTCGAAGCTGCCCGGTGTGACCGGAGTCGACGTCACCCTCGGAGTGATGAGCGACGAGCAGCGCGGCGCCCTGCGCCAGCAGCTGCGCGGCGGCACCGCCGAGCGCGAGATCCCGTTCGCCAAGCCCGGCTCGCTCACCCGCGTGTATGCCGTGGCGTCCGGCAAGGGGGGCGTCGGCAAGTCGTCCGTCACCGTCAACCTCGCGGCCTCGCTCGCGGCCAGCGGCCTGCGGGTGGGTGTCGTGGACGCCGACGTCTACGGCTTCTCGGTGCCCCGCATGCTCGGGGTCGAGCACAAGCCGACCCAGGTCGACGACATGATCCTGCCGCCGGTGTCGCACGACGTGAAGGTCATCTCGATCGGCATGTTCGTGCCCGGCAACCAGCCCGTGGTCTGGCGTGGGCCGATGCTGCACCGCGCGCTGCAGCAGTTCCTCGGAGACGTCTTCTGGGGCGACCTCGACGTGCTCCTGCTCGACCTGCCGCCCGGCACCGGTGACATCGCGATCTCGGTCGCCCAGCTGATCCCCACTGCCGAGATCCTCGTCGTGACCACCCCGCAACAGGCTGCCGCCGAGGTGGCCGAGCGGGCCGGCTCGATTGCGCTGCAGACCCACCAGCGGATCGTCGGCGTGATCGAGAACATGTCCTGGCTCGAGCTGCCCGACGGCTCGCGCCAGGAGATCTTCGGGTCCGGCGGAGGGCGGGCGGTGGCCGAGTCACTGACCCGCGCGGTCGGCGCCGAGGTGCCGCTGCTGGGTCAGATCCCGCTCGACACCAACCTGCGCGAGGGCGCCGACGAGGGCAACCCGGTCGTGCTGCGCGACCCCGAGTCGCCGGCTGCGGTGTCGCTGCGGGCGATCGCACGTGGTCTGGCCACCCGGTCCCGGGGTCTCGCGGGCCGCTCGCTGGGTCTCTCCCCCGTCGGCCGCTGA
- a CDS encoding L,D-transpeptidase family protein: protein MDRRRTGARSALAATVLVGALALSGCGGITFGKNTSGTPSAGGATSTTDPATPTDPGTSTPEPTTPTTTTPAPTTTTVTPQPTSKPTPTKPKPKPTPVEGDTLHSGDRGPYVKQVQQQLSALGYWNGAADGVYGGLTSQAVMALQKAAGLGRDGVFGPATAKALRNGVRPQSRIGGTGIEIDKARQVLLVVRGGKVTMILNTSTGSGQQYTSGGATHTALTPAGTYSTFRSVDHLDKGPLGDLWRPRYFNGGIAVHGAGSVPGFPASHGCARVSNPAMDMIWANGIMPIGGRVVVY, encoded by the coding sequence ATGGACCGCAGGCGGACGGGAGCACGCTCGGCGCTGGCCGCGACCGTGCTGGTCGGGGCGCTCGCACTGAGTGGCTGTGGCGGCATCACCTTCGGCAAGAACACGTCGGGGACGCCCTCGGCGGGAGGCGCCACCAGCACCACCGACCCGGCCACGCCGACCGACCCGGGCACGTCCACGCCCGAGCCCACCACTCCCACGACGACCACTCCGGCGCCTACCACGACGACGGTGACGCCACAGCCGACCAGCAAGCCGACCCCGACCAAGCCGAAGCCGAAGCCGACCCCGGTCGAGGGCGACACCCTGCACTCCGGCGACAGGGGCCCCTACGTCAAGCAGGTCCAGCAGCAGCTGTCGGCCCTGGGCTACTGGAACGGCGCGGCCGATGGCGTCTACGGCGGGCTCACCTCGCAGGCCGTGATGGCGCTGCAGAAGGCAGCCGGCCTCGGTCGCGACGGTGTCTTCGGCCCGGCCACCGCCAAGGCGCTGCGCAACGGTGTGCGACCGCAGTCGAGGATCGGCGGCACGGGCATCGAGATCGACAAGGCCCGGCAGGTCCTGCTCGTCGTCCGCGGCGGCAAGGTCACCATGATCCTCAACACCAGCACCGGCAGCGGCCAGCAGTACACCAGCGGCGGCGCGACCCACACCGCCCTGACGCCGGCCGGCACCTACAGCACCTTCCGCTCGGTGGACCACCTCGACAAGGGCCCCCTCGGTGACCTGTGGCGGCCGCGCTACTTCAACGGTGGCATCGCGGTGCACGGGGCGGGCAGCGTGCCCGGCTTCCCGGCCTCGCACGGCTGCGCCCGCGTGAGCAACCCGGCGATGGACATGATCTGGGCCAACGGCATCATGCCGATCGGCGGCCGCGTCGTCGTCTACTGA
- a CDS encoding DUF1003 domain-containing protein: MAERDRRVSSTRLDQPRETRRALLPRPTMSQETFGRWSEQFARFMGTAQFLIAMTVFVVFWVAWNLVSPKDWRFDNYPFIFLTLMLSLQASYAAPLILLAQNRQADRDRVALEQDRARDERNLADTEYLTREVASLRHAMGDAATRDFLRSELRGLLDELEERGLEVRRREADDSPTGPTGSSREHGAT; the protein is encoded by the coding sequence ATGGCTGAGCGCGACCGCCGGGTGTCCAGCACCCGGCTCGACCAGCCCCGCGAGACCCGCCGGGCCCTGCTGCCCCGCCCCACCATGAGCCAGGAGACCTTCGGGCGGTGGAGCGAGCAGTTCGCCCGGTTCATGGGCACGGCGCAGTTCCTCATCGCGATGACGGTGTTCGTCGTCTTCTGGGTGGCCTGGAACCTCGTGTCACCGAAGGACTGGCGGTTCGACAACTACCCGTTCATCTTCCTCACGCTGATGCTGAGCCTGCAGGCCTCGTATGCCGCGCCGCTCATCCTGCTCGCGCAGAACCGCCAGGCCGACCGTGACCGGGTCGCCCTGGAGCAGGACCGCGCCCGCGACGAGCGCAACCTCGCCGACACCGAGTACCTCACCCGCGAGGTGGCGTCGCTGCGGCACGCGATGGGTGATGCCGCCACCCGCGACTTCCTGCGCTCCGAGCTGCGCGGCCTGCTCGACGAGCTCGAGGAGCGCGGGCTCGAGGTGCGCCGACGTGAGGCAGATGACAGTCCCACGGGCCCGACCGGTTCTTCGCGGGAGCACGGCGCGACCTAG